A window of Myxococcales bacterium contains these coding sequences:
- a CDS encoding HAMP domain-containing histidine kinase: MAEGEVARIAELVAFGQAVAHRVRGPLAAIRNAADLVARYSHDPSHPAFVEALRILRDEATSASRVVGELGDNPLARPPRPRPVDLGGVLRSSLFGAGIAFFEVEPSDAPTSFLTKVEGRVGVAIEPEVVVVADDRDLAVIVKALVRNALEADDEGLVRVTVRTSPGAAHVVVEDEGPGVDPALADTLFVPRVSARGSGLGLGLATARALARRAGGDVVRVREGGRGERFELRLPLADVAAR; the protein is encoded by the coding sequence ATGGCCGAGGGCGAGGTCGCGCGCATCGCGGAGCTTGTCGCCTTCGGCCAGGCCGTCGCGCATCGCGTGCGCGGTCCGCTCGCCGCGATCCGCAACGCCGCCGATCTGGTCGCTCGGTACTCCCACGACCCGAGCCACCCCGCCTTCGTGGAGGCCCTCCGCATCCTGCGGGACGAGGCCACGTCGGCGAGCCGTGTCGTCGGCGAGCTCGGCGACAACCCACTCGCCCGCCCACCTCGGCCTCGGCCGGTCGATCTCGGTGGGGTCCTGCGTTCGTCGCTCTTCGGCGCCGGCATCGCGTTCTTCGAGGTCGAGCCGTCCGATGCGCCCACGTCCTTCCTCACGAAGGTCGAAGGGCGCGTGGGTGTGGCGATCGAGCCCGAGGTGGTGGTCGTCGCCGACGACCGCGACCTCGCCGTGATCGTGAAAGCGCTCGTTCGTAACGCGCTCGAAGCCGACGACGAAGGCCTCGTTCGTGTCACCGTCCGAACGTCGCCGGGGGCCGCCCACGTGGTCGTGGAAGACGAGGGGCCGGGGGTCGATCCGGCCCTCGCCGACACGCTCTTCGTGCCACGCGTCTCGGCTCGGGGCTCGGGGCTCGGCCTCGGGCTCGCGACGGCACGCGCCCTCGCGCGCCGCGCCGGAGGAGACGTGGTGCGTGTCCGTGAAGGGGGTCGAGGCGAACGCTTCGAGCTGCGGCTCCCCTTGGCCGACGTCGCCGCTCGCTGA
- a CDS encoding competence/damage-inducible protein A: MGYALGVTEPKPKTAALLLVGDELLSGKIEEANMVVLARTFRGIGVGLRRVVTIPDDVETIAREVSALASSHDVLVTSGGVGPTHDDVTVDGVAKAFGVPVDLDPHLVALLREHYGERCTENHLLMARVPRGAALETTVDVRWPTIRYANTWLFPGVPEIFRLKLPVLVEKLGRGQAWLSRAVYTQMDEGALMPLLAPVVASFPDVAVGSYPKWADPTYKTKLTFDGQDHARVEAAKAAFVALLPAGEPQRVD, translated from the coding sequence ATGGGCTACGCTCTCGGCGTGACCGAACCGAAGCCGAAGACCGCGGCCCTCTTGCTCGTCGGCGACGAGCTTTTGTCGGGCAAAATCGAAGAGGCGAACATGGTGGTGCTCGCGCGGACGTTCCGCGGCATCGGCGTGGGCCTCCGGCGGGTCGTCACGATCCCGGACGACGTCGAGACCATCGCCCGAGAGGTGTCGGCGCTCGCGTCGTCGCACGACGTGCTCGTGACCTCCGGCGGCGTCGGGCCCACCCACGACGACGTGACGGTCGACGGGGTCGCGAAGGCGTTCGGGGTGCCGGTCGATCTCGATCCGCACCTCGTCGCGCTGCTGCGGGAGCACTACGGCGAGCGGTGCACCGAGAACCACCTGCTCATGGCGCGTGTCCCGCGGGGGGCTGCGCTCGAGACCACGGTCGACGTCCGATGGCCCACCATCCGGTACGCGAACACCTGGCTTTTCCCAGGCGTCCCCGAGATTTTTCGCCTCAAGCTGCCCGTGCTCGTCGAGAAGCTCGGCCGCGGTCAGGCCTGGCTATCGCGTGCAGTTTACACTCAAATGGACGAGGGCGCGTTGATGCCCTTGCTCGCGCCGGTCGTCGCCTCGTTCCCCGACGTGGCCGTGGGCTCGTACCCCAAGTGGGCCGACCCGACCTACAAGACCAAGCTCACGTTCGACGGCCAGGACCACGCGCGCGTCGAGGCCGCCAAAGCCGCCTTCGTGGCGCTGCTCCCCGCCGGCGAGCCTCAACGCGTCGACTGA
- a CDS encoding RNB domain-containing ribonuclease — protein sequence MIPQDSLLLLAEVTPSHTLSSTFFDGPLPGAPDGTSPGDVLELELRHGDVVRHVRLAEGGTARADMLRIALEVRANPYFPAAVRAEVAAIDLAAAVADPSLLDLLDVPFVTIDAATSKDLDQALFVTRSPEGFHVDYALADAAYFVPKGSALFREALARGASVYLPGFSVPMLPRELSEGMVSLNPDGPRRALVFRVRIGHDGKVQDTQVVRARVKSRAKLSFSGVQEYYDTARGPLAGQEFTASLDALREVGRALVAEARGRDVARYRRRETDMVVTGDRGEALSLVASPRLEVELCNEQLSLLVNREGAKLLLESTAPHLEPIYRVHPSPAEERLEKLRETLDGLVHVHELGDAFCFDPEGHTLPEFLEGLPEGGREGRIASAIHRQAIVVNARSSFSAAVGLHHGVGAEAYARFSAPMREIVGVFVHHEMQELLSGEGTADPALREAVVVAANHSKDTQRKANDLVGHRYLDALLDRDLALPVAERPRRKGTVMGFTSSKLHVTLDDPPVDLKLYLRDVGRTRGGAWLVAADGGASLRDKATGRIVVRLGDEVRVFTEGHDDRQDRWVLQLEELAAVEGTP from the coding sequence ATGATTCCCCAAGATTCGCTCCTCCTCCTCGCCGAGGTCACCCCTTCGCACACGCTCTCGTCCACCTTCTTCGACGGGCCGCTTCCCGGCGCGCCCGACGGAACGAGCCCCGGCGACGTGCTCGAGCTCGAGCTCCGCCACGGTGATGTCGTTCGGCACGTCCGCCTCGCCGAGGGCGGCACGGCCCGCGCCGACATGCTGCGCATCGCCCTCGAGGTGCGCGCGAACCCGTATTTCCCCGCGGCGGTGCGCGCCGAGGTGGCCGCGATCGACCTCGCCGCCGCCGTGGCCGACCCGTCTCTCCTCGATCTGCTCGACGTGCCCTTCGTCACGATCGACGCGGCCACCTCGAAGGACCTCGACCAGGCGCTCTTCGTCACGCGCTCGCCCGAGGGTTTCCACGTCGACTACGCCTTGGCCGACGCCGCCTACTTCGTCCCCAAGGGGAGCGCGCTCTTCCGCGAGGCCCTCGCACGAGGTGCGAGCGTGTACCTGCCTGGCTTCTCCGTGCCGATGCTCCCCCGGGAGCTCTCCGAGGGCATGGTGTCGCTGAACCCCGACGGGCCGCGGCGGGCGCTCGTCTTCCGTGTGCGCATCGGGCACGACGGAAAGGTGCAGGATACACAGGTCGTGCGGGCGAGGGTAAAGAGCCGCGCGAAGCTCTCGTTCTCGGGTGTTCAAGAGTACTACGACACGGCGCGCGGGCCGCTCGCGGGGCAGGAGTTCACGGCGAGCCTCGACGCCCTCCGCGAGGTGGGTCGGGCCCTCGTCGCCGAGGCGCGCGGGCGGGACGTGGCGAGGTACCGCCGGCGAGAGACCGACATGGTGGTCACGGGCGATCGAGGCGAGGCGCTCTCGCTCGTCGCTTCACCGCGTCTCGAGGTCGAGCTCTGCAACGAGCAGCTCTCCCTCCTCGTGAACCGCGAGGGCGCGAAGCTCCTGCTCGAGAGCACCGCGCCCCACCTCGAGCCCATCTACCGCGTTCACCCCTCCCCCGCCGAGGAGAGGCTCGAGAAGCTCCGCGAGACCCTCGACGGCCTCGTGCACGTGCACGAGCTCGGCGACGCGTTCTGCTTCGATCCCGAAGGGCACACCCTGCCGGAGTTCTTGGAGGGGCTCCCCGAAGGCGGGCGCGAAGGGCGCATCGCGAGCGCGATCCATCGGCAGGCGATCGTCGTGAACGCGCGCTCGTCGTTCTCCGCGGCCGTGGGCCTCCACCATGGCGTGGGCGCCGAGGCCTACGCGCGCTTCTCGGCGCCGATGCGCGAGATCGTCGGTGTGTTCGTGCACCACGAGATGCAAGAGCTCCTCTCGGGCGAAGGCACGGCGGATCCCGCGCTGCGCGAGGCCGTCGTCGTCGCCGCGAACCACTCGAAGGACACGCAGCGCAAGGCGAACGACCTCGTGGGGCACCGGTACCTCGACGCCCTCCTCGATCGTGATCTCGCGCTCCCCGTGGCCGAGCGACCGCGCCGCAAGGGCACCGTCATGGGGTTCACGTCCTCCAAGCTGCACGTCACGCTCGACGATCCTCCGGTCGATCTGAAGCTCTACCTCCGGGACGTCGGCCGTACCCGCGGCGGGGCATGGCTCGTCGCGGCCGACGGTGGCGCCTCGCTGCGCGACAAGGCCACGGGGCGGATCGTCGTCCGCCTCGGCGACGAGGTGCGCGTCTTCACCGAAGGGCACGACGATCGGCAGGACCGCTGGGTGCTCCAGCTCGAAGAGCTCGCCGCCGTAGAGGGCACGCCATGA
- a CDS encoding Nif3-like dinuclear metal center hexameric protein, whose product MPTVSDLELAMDRIAPTRYAASWDNVGLLVGDRAAEVTRMLVCIDLTPAVWAEALRVGASAIVAYHPPIFDAKKRFLSGDFAFEAARAGIALYAPHTAWDAARGGANEVLADALGLGERRPLRAVPEPGDTHHKLVTFVPEAAVDAVAHALAEAGAGRIGDYSHCTFRTHGEGTFLGGESTSPVVGARGVLERADEVRLEVVCPVERTRAVVDALFASHPYETPAYDLVRLAPAREKGQHHPGLGLVGELAPTAIDALITRVKEALGLSHVLVAGPTEGTVTRAAVGAGATGSLLADVRRAKATFFLLGEMRHHDALEAARHGITVVATLHSNSERASLVPMAKALREALPACEISIAETCRDPFSFA is encoded by the coding sequence ATGCCCACCGTGTCCGATCTCGAGCTCGCCATGGATCGCATCGCCCCGACCCGCTACGCCGCGTCGTGGGACAACGTCGGCCTCCTCGTGGGCGATCGTGCGGCGGAGGTCACGCGGATGCTCGTGTGCATCGACCTCACGCCCGCCGTGTGGGCGGAGGCCCTGCGGGTCGGCGCGTCGGCCATCGTGGCGTACCACCCGCCGATCTTCGACGCGAAGAAGCGCTTCTTGTCGGGAGACTTCGCGTTCGAGGCCGCTCGCGCGGGCATCGCGCTCTACGCGCCGCACACGGCCTGGGACGCGGCGCGGGGGGGCGCGAACGAGGTGCTCGCCGACGCGCTGGGGCTCGGCGAGAGGCGCCCCTTGCGCGCCGTGCCCGAGCCCGGCGACACCCACCACAAGCTCGTCACCTTCGTCCCCGAGGCCGCGGTCGACGCGGTCGCGCACGCGCTCGCCGAGGCCGGCGCGGGTCGCATCGGCGACTACTCGCACTGCACCTTCCGCACACACGGGGAAGGCACGTTCCTCGGCGGGGAGAGCACGAGCCCCGTCGTCGGCGCGCGTGGAGTGCTCGAGCGCGCGGACGAAGTGCGGCTCGAGGTCGTGTGCCCCGTGGAGCGCACCCGCGCGGTCGTCGACGCGCTCTTCGCGAGCCACCCCTACGAGACCCCGGCGTACGACCTCGTGCGCCTCGCGCCCGCGCGCGAGAAGGGCCAGCATCACCCCGGCCTCGGGCTCGTGGGAGAGCTCGCACCGACCGCGATCGACGCGTTGATCACGCGCGTGAAGGAGGCCCTCGGGCTCTCGCACGTGCTCGTCGCGGGCCCGACCGAGGGCACGGTCACGCGCGCCGCCGTGGGAGCCGGCGCCACGGGCAGCCTGCTCGCCGACGTGCGACGCGCGAAGGCCACGTTCTTCTTGCTCGGCGAGATGCGCCACCACGACGCGCTCGAGGCGGCCCGCCACGGGATCACCGTGGTCGCCACGCTCCACTCGAACAGCGAGCGCGCCTCGCTCGTTCCCATGGCGAAGGCGCTCCGCGAGGCCCTCCCGGCCTGCGAGATCTCCATCGCCGAGACCTGCCGAGATCCTTTCTCGTTCGCCTGA
- a CDS encoding peptidyl-prolyl cis-trans isomerase: MPRPSLAASSLFAMLLALGACDDKPKPSPNAASSTTAQAVEKPTQVAEPTPTAPAEPKAPPTHIAAQHVLVAYKGAERCPKGISRSKAEAKARAEEVAEKAKVKGADFSALVATYSDDPAAHERQGSLGKFTRDKMAKPFSDAAFALPVDGVSAPVETPFGYHVIKRNQ, encoded by the coding sequence ATGCCGCGCCCCTCGCTCGCCGCCTCCTCGCTGTTCGCCATGCTGCTCGCGCTCGGCGCCTGCGACGACAAACCCAAACCGTCCCCGAACGCGGCGTCGAGCACGACCGCCCAAGCCGTAGAGAAGCCCACGCAGGTCGCCGAGCCCACGCCGACGGCCCCCGCCGAGCCCAAGGCCCCACCGACCCACATCGCCGCTCAGCACGTCCTCGTCGCGTACAAGGGCGCCGAACGCTGCCCCAAAGGGATCTCGCGCTCGAAGGCCGAGGCGAAGGCCCGGGCCGAAGAGGTGGCCGAGAAGGCCAAGGTGAAGGGCGCCGACTTCAGCGCCCTCGTCGCCACCTACTCCGACGATCCCGCCGCCCACGAGCGGCAGGGGAGCCTCGGCAAGTTCACCCGCGACAAGATGGCGAAGCCCTTCTCCGACGCGGCGTTCGCGCTCCCCGTCGACGGCGTGAGCGCGCCGGTCGAGACGCCCTTCGGATACCACGTCATCAAACGAAACCAGTAG
- a CDS encoding carboxypeptidase regulatory-like domain-containing protein, translating into MSKPGARKPALLVVLLGYVVTIAAACGVSRDGSSPDDFGDAAASPEASPTTPPLFPDGATGDASVRPCTGLCLQQVACDDGKSTTVRGKVHDPAGKVPLYNVLVYVPNAALAPVVTGATCERCGAVSGDPLVSTLTDATGAFTLSNVPVGTDIPVVVQVGKWRKLVKLPEVKRCEALDVTDKEVFRLPKSTREGDMPQMAIATGSADPFECLLTKMGIDPQEMTLPIAKGRVHVYRENGVDTNPPTALANTLWGSLETLKKYDIVMLPCEGAAKARPGTDTTLSFYANAGGRIFTTHYGFSWLDQGNRPFASTGTFSPDKATGGTGSRDFQIDTSFPKGQAFADWLVAVGASSTRGTISVSEWRHDLDAEKNPPAQRWVYGTTTAGPSVQHMTFNTPLAATEDRKCGRVVYSDFHVSANAQNPNVPFPASCKPGDLSAQEKALEFMLFDLSSCIQSDKDPPKPPPVIR; encoded by the coding sequence ATGTCGAAGCCCGGCGCGCGTAAACCTGCCCTCCTCGTGGTGCTGCTCGGGTACGTGGTCACGATCGCCGCCGCGTGCGGCGTATCGCGCGACGGTTCGTCCCCGGACGACTTCGGCGACGCCGCGGCATCCCCCGAGGCGAGCCCCACGACCCCCCCGCTCTTCCCCGACGGCGCCACCGGCGACGCGTCCGTCCGCCCGTGCACGGGGCTCTGCCTCCAGCAGGTCGCCTGCGACGACGGCAAATCCACCACGGTGCGAGGCAAGGTCCACGATCCGGCCGGCAAGGTGCCGCTCTACAACGTGCTCGTGTACGTGCCGAACGCGGCGCTGGCCCCCGTCGTGACGGGCGCGACGTGCGAGCGCTGCGGGGCCGTCTCCGGCGATCCGCTCGTCTCGACCCTCACCGACGCGACCGGCGCCTTCACGCTCTCGAACGTGCCGGTCGGCACGGACATCCCCGTGGTGGTTCAGGTAGGCAAGTGGCGCAAGCTTGTGAAGCTCCCCGAGGTGAAGCGCTGCGAGGCGCTCGACGTCACCGACAAGGAGGTCTTCCGCCTGCCGAAGAGCACCCGCGAAGGGGACATGCCCCAGATGGCGATCGCCACCGGGAGCGCCGATCCGTTCGAGTGTTTGCTCACCAAGATGGGCATCGACCCGCAGGAGATGACCCTGCCGATCGCCAAGGGGCGCGTGCACGTCTACCGCGAGAACGGCGTCGACACGAACCCGCCCACCGCGCTCGCGAACACGCTCTGGGGGAGCCTCGAGACGCTCAAGAAGTACGACATCGTCATGCTCCCGTGCGAAGGCGCGGCCAAGGCGCGCCCGGGCACCGACACGACCCTCTCGTTCTACGCGAACGCGGGAGGCCGCATCTTCACCACGCACTACGGCTTCTCGTGGCTCGACCAGGGGAACCGCCCCTTCGCGAGCACGGGCACGTTCTCCCCGGACAAGGCCACGGGGGGCACGGGCTCCCGCGACTTCCAGATCGACACCTCGTTCCCCAAGGGCCAAGCCTTCGCCGACTGGCTCGTGGCCGTGGGCGCGAGCAGCACGCGCGGGACGATCTCGGTGAGCGAGTGGCGCCACGACCTCGACGCCGAGAAGAACCCGCCGGCGCAGCGCTGGGTGTACGGCACGACGACCGCGGGCCCGTCGGTGCAGCACATGACGTTCAACACGCCGCTCGCGGCGACCGAGGACCGCAAGTGCGGACGGGTCGTCTACAGCGACTTCCACGTCTCGGCCAACGCGCAGAACCCGAACGTCCCCTTCCCGGCCTCGTGCAAACCGGGAGATCTTTCGGCGCAAGAGAAGGCGCTCGAGTTCATGCTCTTCGACCTGTCCTCGTGCATCCAGAGCGACAAGGATCCACCGAAGCCGCCGCCCGTCATCCGCTGA
- the rpsG gene encoding 30S ribosomal protein S7, which produces MPRRREVPKRKITPDPKFKDKLVSKFTNTLMFGGKKATAEGILYGAFDVIGERFKEDPIEVFRKALDNVKPKLEVKSRRVGGATYQVPVEVRPERRVALAMRWIVTYSRDRGEKTMRERLAAEFLDAANGRGNAVKKRDDTHKMAEANKAFAHYRW; this is translated from the coding sequence ATGCCCCGTCGCCGCGAAGTCCCCAAGCGCAAGATCACCCCCGATCCGAAGTTCAAGGACAAGCTCGTCTCGAAGTTCACCAACACCCTCATGTTCGGGGGCAAGAAGGCCACGGCGGAGGGCATCCTCTACGGCGCGTTCGACGTCATCGGCGAGCGCTTCAAGGAGGACCCCATCGAGGTGTTCCGCAAGGCCCTCGACAACGTGAAGCCGAAGCTCGAGGTCAAGAGCCGCCGCGTCGGCGGCGCGACCTACCAGGTCCCGGTCGAGGTTCGCCCCGAGCGCCGCGTCGCCCTCGCGATGCGCTGGATCGTGACCTACTCGCGCGATCGCGGCGAGAAGACGATGCGCGAGCGCCTCGCGGCCGAGTTCCTCGACGCGGCGAACGGCCGCGGCAACGCCGTCAAGAAGCGCGACGACACGCACAAGATGGCCGAGGCCAACAAGGCCTTCGCTCACTACCGCTGGTGA
- a CDS encoding 30S ribosomal protein S12, whose translation MPTINQLINHGREAARWKTASPALKSCPQKRGVCVRVYTTTPKKPNSALRKVCRVRLTNGMEVTSYIPGEGHNLQEHSVVLIRGGRVKDLPGVRYHVVRGTLDASGAIGPSSTNKANRNRKRSKYGVKRPKA comes from the coding sequence ATGCCGACGATCAATCAGCTCATCAACCACGGCCGCGAGGCTGCCCGCTGGAAGACGGCCTCCCCGGCCCTCAAGAGCTGCCCGCAGAAGCGCGGCGTGTGCGTGCGCGTGTACACGACGACCCCGAAGAAGCCGAACTCGGCGCTCCGCAAGGTCTGCCGCGTCCGCCTCACCAACGGCATGGAAGTCACCTCCTACATCCCCGGCGAAGGGCACAACCTCCAGGAGCACTCGGTCGTCCTCATCCGCGGTGGCCGCGTGAAGGACCTCCCGGGCGTTCGTTACCACGTCGTCCGTGGCACGCTCGACGCGTCCGGCGCCATCGGCCCCTCGTCGACGAACAAGGCCAACCGCAACCGCAAGCGCTCGAAGTACGGCGTCAAGCGCCCGAAGGCCTGA
- a CDS encoding GAF domain-containing protein, protein MSEGILLPEVARGTLLPESERVARLDEATPQILAALDGETDDIARMATLACLLWETLPHANWCGFYRKTGEAMLTVGPYQGTMGCLRITFDRGVCGAAARTRETQLVPDVHLFPGHIACDARSRSEVVVPVLREGALLGVLDVDSPHVGGFSEAEAARLERLVRDVFSRA, encoded by the coding sequence ATGAGCGAGGGCATCCTCCTCCCCGAGGTCGCGCGCGGCACGCTCCTTCCGGAGTCCGAGCGCGTCGCGCGGCTCGACGAGGCCACACCACAGATCCTCGCCGCGCTCGACGGAGAGACCGACGACATCGCCCGCATGGCCACCCTCGCCTGCCTCTTGTGGGAGACCCTCCCACACGCGAACTGGTGCGGATTCTATCGGAAAACCGGCGAAGCGATGCTCACCGTGGGTCCCTATCAGGGCACCATGGGGTGCCTGCGGATCACGTTCGATCGCGGAGTGTGCGGGGCCGCCGCGCGCACACGAGAGACCCAGCTCGTGCCCGACGTGCACCTCTTCCCCGGGCACATCGCGTGCGATGCGCGGTCGCGCTCCGAGGTGGTCGTGCCGGTGCTCCGCGAGGGCGCGCTGCTCGGCGTGCTCGACGTCGACTCTCCTCACGTCGGCGGCTTCTCGGAGGCCGAGGCCGCACGCCTCGAGCGCCTCGTGCGCGACGTCTTCTCCCGGGCCTGA